From the genome of Candidatus Eisenbacteria bacterium:
TCCCCAGTCTATTCTTAAGTAGTTTAACGGCGGCTGATCGCTCAATTGCTCCGCCGGCTCCCCAACCCATACCCTCCCCATGTGGCGCATGAAGATCGAGAAGTTTGAGATCAAATTCCTGGAGCCAAGTCTGAATATTCGAAATTTCATTGTCTGAATATATATGTGTCGTGTTCCATTCATGACACCAATGAATATGAGTAAACCCCGCTTCGGCGATCCTTTCCAGATATGGCTTTGGATCCCCAAGGTAAGTGACATAGTCTGTCGTCATGGAGAGCTCTCTCAATATTTCTCCCATCTCAGACCTCGTCTTCTCGGTGATTGAGCTCCAGCTCGCGCAGAAGTTCCGCTATACGGACTATGTGATGATCGTCATGTTCTGAGGCAAAGAACATCATGTCCGGGATTTTCATGGGTTGATTTAGACGGGGATGATGCGACATACGGCCGATTGCCTCCTCGTCCATTGATTCTAAGCGTTGGATAAAATGAGTTCTAATCCGGCGAAACGCTTTCAGGATTTCTCTCAATTCCTGCTTGTTGTATTCCGCGGCGTCTGTCCGTCGATTCTTCATATCCGCTGGACGTAGGACGGCAATCCCGTCGGCGAAATCATCAAGCCGGCCAAGCCATAGATCCTCTACCTCGATAAGATGACCTATGTTTTCCTGAATCGACCAACGCCCATCGATACGCTTCATCGCTTTCCCCTGCGATATATCGCGAACCAGGTCCTCAATTCGGGCCGGGGTGCCTCTTAGCCGTTCGAGAATATTAGGAAACATCGAAAGAGGTGTATCGAACGTGAAGCGCCGTTTGATCCAGGGGGCCTTCTCGGGCATAGCGCCTCCTTTTACAATTCAATGGATACTAGAATACTCTCATCCAAGGTTCAGACAAATCATAGTCATTAAAACCGATTGATGCGTAAAGGGCGTGTGCCGCCGGTGTATATGAACCAACATAAGCCATTGTTGCGCCGAATCTCTCAAGACGGCGGAGTCCCTCACACATGACCGCCTTACCCAAGCCACGCTTTTGATGTTCTGGCGCCGTCCCCACGGGCTCAAAAGCCCCGGTCCGGGTCACATCATCAAACCAGATGGTGCAGAATGAGGCCAAGGCGCCATCGGGCGCCACCGCGACAATATCCAAATCGCGGCGATAAAGTGGAGCCCGCTGAATATTATAATACCAATCCCAGCCCGCGAATAGC
Proteins encoded in this window:
- a CDS encoding DinB family protein, yielding MPEKAPWIKRRFTFDTPLSMFPNILERLRGTPARIEDLVRDISQGKAMKRIDGRWSIQENIGHLIEVEDLWLGRLDDFADGIAVLRPADMKNRRTDAAEYNKQELREILKAFRRIRTHFIQRLESMDEEAIGRMSHHPRLNQPMKIPDMMFFASEHDDHHIVRIAELLRELELNHREDEV